The following coding sequences are from one Capsicum annuum cultivar UCD-10X-F1 chromosome 3, UCD10Xv1.1, whole genome shotgun sequence window:
- the LOC107863708 gene encoding putative SWI/SNF-related matrix-associated actin-dependent regulator of chromatin subfamily A member 3-like 1 gives MLEGRDPVDVFMSLDRWPLSPLGMEEEDDSAASGEMYMVGFVLVNVVGLQYYAGTISGREMVGFQREPLNQYDSNAIRVLNTRSIQVGHIERSAAMVLAPLLDTHLITIDGIVPKVARLGSRYKLPCQVHIFARFEAFGIVKSAITDGGLYFISESNPSYTLSEAQAVKEKLSTPEGRDIDEIFKMLDDKVSKKEELKALEPPKNIIKSKLLLHQKEGLWWLVQREKSEELPLFWEEKEGNYVNVLTNYSSDKRPEPIRGGIFADDMGLGKTLTLLSLIALDKCGDVFSSIKCGYLISERDDGLNEEEDTCVASFSKRNRRGRDSRKANNSRKKQKIEHPHTLQVKGKTVFSPDRRSGNSNSGPTLVVCPPAVFSSWTSQIEEHTKPGSLKSYIYYGERTGDANELEKYDIVLTTYSILASEDTWIDSPIKKIEWWRVILDEAHVIKNVNAQQSRAVNNLKAIRRWVVTGTPIQNNSFDLYSLMAFLRFEPLSIKDYWNSLIQRPLAQGDEKGVSRLQVLMSTMSLRRTKEKALTGLPSKSIETFFVELSGEEREIYDQMESEAKKIVKQYISSDNSMKNYWTVLSVIVRLRQICVDLALCPSDLRSLLPSNKIGDVQSCPQLLDKMLSALQDDEGIDCPICIFPPTNSVITCCGHIFCKSCILKTIKRAKPCCPLCRHSLTESDLFFCPPEASDAANSGSLSTASSKVNALLKLLVASRDESPSRKSIVFSQFRKMLLLLEEPLKAAGFKILRLDGSMNAKKRCQVIKTFDIPAPEGPTILLASLKASGAGINLTAATRVYLVEPWWNPAVEEQAMDRVHRIGQKENVKIVRMIARSTIEERILELQEKKKLLARKAFRKKGSQDQREISVDDLRTLMHL, from the exons ATGTTGGAAGGGCGAGACCCAGTTGATGTTTTCATGAGTCTTGACCGATGGCCTTTGTCACCGTTGGGAATGGAAGAGGAAGACGACAGCGCGGCATCAGGGGAGATGTACATGGTGGGTTTTGTCCTCGTCAACGTTGTGGGTCTTCAATACTACGCAGGTACAATCAGTGGAAGAGAAATGGTTGGGTTTCAACGTGAACCGCTGAATCAGTATGACTCAAATGCTATAAGAGTGCTCAACACTCGTTCTATTCAAGTTGGACACATTGAACGCTCCGCCGCTATGGTTTTAGCACCGCTTTTGGATACCCATCTCATCACCATTGACG GAATTGTTCCAAAGGTGGCTCGTCTAGGAAGCAGATACAAACTTCCCTGTCAAGTTCACATATTTGCAAGATTTGAAGCATTTGGAATAGTAAAATCAGCAATTACAGATGGTGGGTTGTACTTCATTAGCGAGAGCAATCCATCATATACACTTTCAGAGGCGCAGGCAGTGAAGGAGAAACTAAGTACACCAGAAGGAAGGGACATTGATGAGATATTTAAGATGTTGGATGACAAAGTCAGTAAAAAGGAAGAACTGAAAGCATTAGAGCCacccaaaaatataataaagtcaAAGCTTCTTCTGCACCAGAAGGAAGGATTGTGGTGGTTGGTTCAGAGGGAGAAATCTGAAGAATTGCCTCTTTTTTGGGAAGAGAAAGAGGGTAATTATGTAAATGTCTTGACAAATTACTCTTCCGATAAAAGACCTGAGCCTATAAGAGGTGGAATATTTGCAGATGATATGGGTTTGGGGAAGACTCTTACTCTCCTTTCCTTGATTGCTTTGGATAAATGTGGTGATGTTTTTTCTTCAATCAAATGTGGGTATCTAATTTCTGAGAGAGATGATGGACTAAATGAAGAGGAAGACACATGCGTTGCTTCATTTAGTAAGAGGAATAGAAGGGGAAGGGATAGTAGAAAGGCTAACAATTCACGGAAGAAGCAAAAGATTGAACATCCACACACTCTACAAGTGAAGGGAAAAACAGTGTTTAGTCCTGACAGACGTTCTGGCAATTCAAATTCAGGGCCAACATTGGTTGTTTGTCCACCAGCTGTGTTCTCATCATGGACCTCACAGATTGAGGAGCACACAAAACCAGGTTCACTGAAGTCATATATATATTATGGAGAGCGGACTGGGGATGCCAATGAGCTGGAAAAGTATGACATAGTTTTAACTACTTATAGTATTCTGGCTAGTGAAGACACATGGATAGATTCTCCTATAAAAAAGATAGAATGGTGGCGAGTTATCTTGGATGAGGCACATGTCATTAAGAATGTCAATGCTCAGCAAAGTCGAGCGGTTAACAACTTGAAAGCTATTCGAAGGTGGGTGGTAACAGGAACACCAATACAAAATAACTCATTCGATTTGTATTCTTTGATGGCATTTTTGAGATTTGAGCCTCTGTCTATTAAAGACTATTGGAACAGTTTGATACAACGTCCACTTGCCCAGGGAGATGAGAAGGGGGTGTCGAGGCTGCAG GTCCTAATGTCAACCATGTCTTTGAGAAGGACGAAAGAAAAGGCTTTAACTGGTTTGCCATCAAAATCGATTGAGACCTTTTTTGTGGAACTTTctggagaagaaagagaaatttaTGATCAGATGGAATCAGAAGCTAAGAAGATTGTCAAGCAATACATCTCTTCTGATAATTCAATGAAAAATTATTGGACCGTGCTGAGTGTAATTGTACGACTTCGACAGATCTGTGTAGATTTAGCCTTGTGTCCTTCAGACCTGAGATCGTTACTTCCATCGAATAAAATTGGAG ATGTGCAAAGCTGCCCACAATTGTTGGACAAAATGCTATCAGCGCTGCAAGATGACGAGGGAATTGATTGTCCAATCTGCATTTTTCCGCCTACCAATAGTGTTATTACTTGTTGTGGGCATATATTTTGCAAGTCATGCATTTTGAAGACCATAAAACGTGCCAAGCCGTGCTGCCCACTTTGCCGACATTCTCTGACAGAGTCTGACCTATTTTTCTGCCCACCTGAAGCATCTGATGCCGCGAATAGTGGAAGTTTATCCACTGCATCTTCCAAAGTAAATGCACTCCTAAAACTTCTTGTTGCATCAAGAGATGAAAGCCCTAGCAGAAAATCAATTGTCTTCTCTCAGTTCAGGAAGATGTTGCTCCTACTTGAAGAGCCGCTTAAAGCAGCTGGTTTTAAGATATTGCGCTTAGACGGGTCAATGAATGCAAAAAAGAGATGCCAAGTGATTAAGACGTTTGACATCCCCGCTCCAGAGGGACCTACCATCTTGCTTGCAAGTCTTAAAGCATCAGGTGCTGGAATTAATCTTACAGCTGCTACTAGAGTCTATCTAGTGGAACCTTGGTGGAACCCCGCAGTTGAGGAGCAAGCTATGGACCGAGTCCATAGAATTGGACAGAAGGAAAATGTAAAGATTGTGAGGATGATTGCACGAAGCACCATTGAAGAGAGGATACTGGAACTGCAAGAAAAGAAGAAACTGCTGGCGAGGAAGGCTTTCAGGAAGAAGGGTTCGCAAGATCAAAGGGAGATTAGTGTTGATGACCTTCGTACCTTGATGCACTTGTGA